The DNA window ATAGCGGTGGGGGTAGCCTGCCCTGGGCTGCGGGAGGGGGGACTTTGAGTGTTCCACCAGGACAGGAAGGGAAGTGCTGAGCTCAGGGATCCCCTCCCTTTTCCACCCCCagctgcctctgtttcctctctcattCCCCCCTACTCTCCCGTGGCTTCCTGCTCCCTTTGGCCTGCCCATGTCCTGTTTGGATTGATCCAGACCTATCcttatttccctcctttccttctcattcctacatgcttccctcccacccccactttgcTCCCCTCCCCGATTACTGGTGGTtgtctgggggcagggtggggacacGCATGGCTCTGTCCCTGCCGAGTCCGGGGCTGTGGCAGTGGTGGGGGTTCAGCCCCTTAGAGCCTGTGAGTCAGCACTGTCCTCGGGATTGGGCTCTCGGCTTAGCTCCCCGCCCCTGGGGAGGAGCCAGGCAGCTCTGGGTCCAGCCTGTTCTCTTCTCCGCCAGAGAAGAGGCTCCACGCTGGGCGGGGATGGGGCCTGAAACTCTCTGGGTCTGAGCGGGGGTGGGCGCTGGTGCCACTtaccctctcccttcccaggatCCTTGAGATCTCCTGGGCCAGAGAGGTCCGGTCAGGCTAAAGGCCTGGGGATGCCCCCTGCCTGGCCCCCTTGCCCTGACTGGCAGGGGGGCCAGGCTGGGCAGCAGCCTCCCTCTCACTCCAGCCATGGATCTCCTGCCCCCCAAGCCCAAGTACAATCCTCTTCGGAATGAGTCTCTGTCATCGCTGGAGGAGGGGGCTTCGGGGTCCACCCCGCCGGAGGAGCCGCCTTCCCCCTCGGCCTCGTCCCTGGGGCCTATCCTGCCTCCTCTGCCTGGGGACGAGAGTCCCACCACCCTGTGCTCCTTCTTCCCCCGGATGAGCAACCTGAAGCTGGCCAACCCAGCTGGGGGGCGCCCGGGGCCAaagggggagccagggagggtggctgaggatggggaggggatCGTAGGGGCGGCCGCGCCAGACtcaggccccctgcccctcctccaggacATGAACAAGCTGAGTGGAGGCGGCGGGCGCAGGACTCGGGTGGAAGGGGGCCAGCTGGGGGGCGAGGAGTGGACCCGCCACGGGAGCTTTGTCAATAAGCCCACGCGGGGCTGGCTGCATCCCAACGACAAAGTCATGGGACCCGGGGTTTCCTACTTGGTTCGGGTGAGTGAGCACGCCCCAGCCTCCCCGCTCCCTCCAGAGCCTCCAGTCCCTCTGCCCACCCATCTCCCAGCACCGCCTTGCTTTCAGGGTCCTGTTTCTCAAACCTTTCTTGCCCCTTCTCCCATTCTGgacccctccctgggccccttcCTTCttgtgactccccccccccccatccccttcccccctcctgcTCAGCATGCCGCCCAGCGTGGCGGAGGCCCCTAGTAAATGTTGGAACGAGTGACCCTGGATTGTGTCCTCCGGTCTTCTCCCCCTGGAGAtgtcactccccccccccccccccccccccccccccgtgcctgTCGCTGTCCTCTGGAGTCTCTTCCCAGATGCATGAGGTTCTCCCAGCCTGCCTCTTCCCCTCATTTCCTGTTGTCTTGCACGTTGTGGGGTGTAGCCTCGGGCAGTGGGCGAGATGCCTTCATCTTCACTCTTCCCTTGGCGGCTCAGAGGGGAAAGACCCGGGGCTCTTcgtgaaggggtggggggaggcggctGACCCGTCACCCTCGGTCCCCTCCCCTCAGTACATGGGCTGTGTGGAGGTCCTGCAGTCGATGCGCGCCCTGGACTTCAACACCCGCACCCAAGTCACCAGGTTAGTGGGGTGGGAGCagactgggggaggagggacgcGGGTCACTTGGTGGCTTGCAGGTGGTAGCTTATCTTTTGGTAaaggggatggagagaaaggTAGGGGAGCAAGTCTGAGTCTGAATGAAAAGAGGCAGCTCTCATCTGGATCCTTCCTCCTCCGGCCCATGAGCTGCGGGGGGGCCGCCGTGGCAAAGCCAGTTGGCAGCTGGAGCCTGAGTGGAACCTGGGCGGATGGTCGGTGACTGCTGCCtttgggaaggggaggggacattCGCTagctggaagggggtggggccgGGCCCCCGCTGAGGCCCTAACCCAATCAGCCAGGAAGTGGCCTCTCCGTGTCATCAAATATTAAAGGCCCTTAATTCAATCCACCACGACAAAGAGCCTGGAGTGCCCCTGGAGTCTGGCCtggtcttcccctccccctgccccatggCAGCCCGAGCTGAGTGGGAGGCAGGCTCTGGGTCTGAGGACCTCTCTCTCCCCAGGGAGGCCATCAGTCTGGTGTGTGAGGCTGTGCCCGGTGCGAAGGGGGCAACAAGGAGGAGAAAGGTACCCCGGGGCCGGTGGGGCTGGAGGTGCTGCTGGGAAACatggggtggcggtggggggggttCCTGGGGCGGGGAGCCGCAGCTTCTGAGAGCCTTGGGCCCTCCCCTAGCCCTGTGGCCGCCCGCTCAGCTCCGTTCTGGGGAGGAGTAACCTGAAGTTTGCAGGAATGCCAATCACTCTCACCGTCTCCACCAGCAGCCTCAACCTCATGGCCGCAGATTGCAAACAGGTTGGTGGGGTTGGGCGAGGGGGCCAGAAACACTGCTGGAAGGGCCGAGCAGGACCTGGTCGCAGTGCCGGGAGCCAGGACAGTCAGGAAGGAGGAGCTTAGAAGGGCCTGGGCTGAGAGGCCAGAAGGGCGGGACCGGCCGCCAGGGCTCGGGGCTGCGGCCGCCCAGGTAGGCCCTGAGGCTGCCTGACGTGTTTCattcccctcctctgtcccctgccctgaCCCTCAGATCATCGCCAACCACCACATGCAGTCTATCTCATTTGCGTCCGGTGGGGACCCGGTGAGTGGCCGAACGGGGCACAGGTGGTGGGGGCAGAGTAGGGGCCAGGCGCTGGGGAGACACCGGCTGGAAGCGGTGGTGTGGTGTCTGAAAAGCACTGggttggcgggggcgggggcgaggcGGGGCTATACAGTCGAGCTAAGTGGCTTCTTCTGACCCTGCCCGACCCCAGGACACAGCTGAGTACGTCGCCTATGTTGCCAAAGACCCGGTCAATCAGAGAGGTGAGGCGCGGTGGGGAGCGCTGGGTGGGGCCGGCTGTCCGTGAGGCAGGTGAGCAGGACCTGGGGAGCTAAGCGGGGGCCCTGGAAGGCGAGGGCCCTGTCTgcgcccccgccacccccccccacccccacccccagcagtcCGCCTCCGAGCTCACCGACAGCCTGTGCTGTGCCCGCAGCCTGCCACATCCTGGAGTGTCCCGAAGGGCTTGCTCAGGACGTCATCAGCACCATCGGCCAGGCCTTCGAGCTGCGCTTCAAACAATACCTCAGGAACCCGCCCAAGCTGGTCACCCCTCACGACAGGTGAGcgggtctgggggtggggcagctcCCGGGCCCCAGGCCGGAACTGAGAAAGCGAGTCTGCCCCACTGCCCACACGCGAACTCAGAGGGGGTCGGGGCGTGGAACCTGTGTGCCCTCGGCCATCGGGAGAATGTGTCCTGCCTGCTGCAGGCCGGTTCCTCCTCTCACGTGCCAGACTCCACGCCCCCACCGTCCCTGCCTGCGTGGACCTTTCTATCCCCGGCCACCTTGGTGCCAGCGCGCTTCTCTTTTCTTGCCCGTTTGGCCGTCcttggtttttcattttcctgcccGTGGAAGCCATCAGGAATTTGGGGTGCGGGAGGATGTTTTATTCCCACGATCTCtacctttccttcctgccttagGCTGGTAGCTATTGAGTATTTGGAGGAGATTAAATTAGTCTGGATCGTATCTTTTCCTGCTACCctgtgcctcccctccctctcggGAGACAGCATAACAACCAAGGGTGTGAACTTTAGGGTCAAATCCGATTCCGTGGCTCTGCTCCACCACCGTGCGATTGTGAAGCCGCGGGCAGATTCTCCGGCTCTGACCCGCCTCTCTCGTCTCTAACGTTGGAGAAGGAAGTAATAGCTACTTGCAGGGCCCCCGGGAGGGTGGTGCGGCTGTGTGTAGAAAACAGCTGGCCTTGGGCCCACCCGCAGGCAGCGCCCAGCCCGTGGCCACCGtctgtgccctccctctctcctgcccctctcaggATGGCTGGTTTTGATGGCTCGGCTTgggacgaggaggaggaagagccacCTGACCACCAGTACTATAATGACTTCCCGGGGAAGGAGCCGCCTCTCGGGGGAGTGGTGGACATGAGGCTTCGGGAAGGAGCTCCCCCCGGGGCTGCTCGACCCACTCCACCCGGGGTGCAGACCCCCAGCCACCTGGGAGCAACGCTGGTAAGTGGCTCGGAAGGAGGTGGGCTGGGCCCGGGTTGGCAGTAGCAGGTTTGGGCTTCTGGTAACGTCTTGTTTTTGTCCCCGCAGCCCGTGGGGCAGCCTGTTGGGGGAGACCCAGAAATTCGCAAACAGATGCCACCTCCACCGCCCTGCCCAGGTGTGAAGGGAgccggggcggtgggggggggcgggcggagTCGGGGCGCAGGAGGCTGGACTGGGGTCACTGTGAAGCCTCTCTCTCCTCAGCAGGTAGGGAGCTCTTCGACGATCCTTCCTACGTCAACGTCCAGAACCTGGACAAGGCCCGgcaaggagggggtggggccgggcCCCCCAATCCTGCCATCAATGGCAGCGCGCCCCGAGACCTCTTTGACATGAGTGAgtgctcccctctcctctctgcatgGCTGTCTTCCCACTTGGCTCCTCTTCTTCTGCCCTGCGCCTTCCTCCCCGGAGGTCTGGGTCCTGGCGTGTGTCGTGCCCCCTGCCTTTCTTAGCCTTCTCTTTGCACCCCCAGAGCCCTTCGAGGATGCCCTTCGCGTGCCTCCACCTCCCCAGTCAGTGGCCATGGCCGAGCAGCTGCGAGGGGAGCCCTGGTTCCACGGGAAGCTGAGCCGGCGGGAGGCGGAGGCCCTGCTGCAGCTCAACGGGGACTTCCTGGTGCGGGAAAGCACGACCACGCCGGGCCAGTACGTGCTCACCGGCCTGCAGAGTGGGCAGCCCAAGCACCTGCTCCTGGTGGACCCGGAGGGCGTGGTGAGTGGTGGGGGTAGGCGGGAGGCTGcggccccctccttccctcactgctTCCTGCTGTCCCTGCTTGGCGTTTGTGCGCAGGCACCCCTCTCCACCAGTCCAGGTTCCTTCCCTCACACCCCCGGGCCTGAGCTCTGTTCCTTTCAACCCGCAAAGCCCCAGCCCCCTAGCCCATCTGGGCAGGAAGGTGTTCTTCTTGCCTGAGCCCCTCttttaacaaatgaggaaaccgtCCTGGAGAGGAGCCGCCCCCGGTCCTCCAGACTCAGGGCTCAGACCAGTGTCCTGTTATGTCTCTGCactgcccccactgcccctcaTAACTTTGGGCTCTTTTCTAGAGCAGTCTCCGTCTCGTTTCCCTGTCTTTTCTGCGCTGCATGTCGCCTCCCGGGTCAGAAGAGGAGTAGATAGTCCTCAGCGTCACAGTTCCTAGGCAGACGtcccctctgccttttcccagTTCACTGAGCTGTCTGTTCCCGGGGCCAGCTCCGGATTCTCCTTCTCGAGAAGCTTCAGTGATCAGGACTGACAATCCTCCCATCTGCCATCCTTTTCTCCTTCAACCCTCTTGAATATTCTGGCTTCCTCAGCCTTGGGGGCTGAGGTCTTACTTCGACTCTTCACCTGCATTGACCTTCTCCCTTTACGCTCACCAGGTTCGGACAAAGGATCACCGCTTTGAGAGCGTCAGCCACCTCATCAGCTACCATGTGGACAATCACTTGCCCATCATCTCTGCGGGCAGTGAACTATGTCTCCAGCAGCCTGTGGAGCGGAAGCTGTGATCCAGCAAAGTGCTTTCTCCCCGAAGGGGCCCTCTCACCCCTTCCACCCTGTTCCTTGATTCTCAGGACTTCACTTGGGAGTGTTTTGTGGGCTGGGCCTTGTGTTGGAGCAGGGAGTAGTGTGGACACGGTTCAGCATCGGCTGAATGAGAGGTTTTGTCGGAAGCCTGGGGTAGAATCCCGCTTCTCCCCGAACCTTACCAAAGTATTAATGTACAGAGTagccccttccctgggcctctcctgTGCCAATCTGATACCCCCTTCCCCAAGAAGGTGGGTGCTTGAGGCCTGGGCAGCGTGCCTCCTTGAAATGAGAAAAGCCTAATGGGGCAATCACCTTTCTAGGGAAGGGGGAACGAATCACACCTTTGGTCTACCCTTGGGCTCAGATCCctctcaacaactctccctcccagtggtTAAACTTTGTGCCTTTGACCATCTCCTAGGTCTGAAGAGATTTTATGCAAAGAGTTCTTGAGCCCCTGAGGTCGAGGATGAGAGTGCTGACACCTTGGCTTCGGGGACCCTGTCCTCTCCTTGCTCAGCACCcactccacctccaccccagttTAGGTTGGGAGAGCAGAGGCAGGAATGGCAGCTGGCCCCTGTCCCTGGGGAAAATGCAACCCTTAGAGATTGCCTCAGAGCCCCCCTCTCCCTGGCCGGTGGGGAGATGGacccctcccttgctcagtgCCTCCTGGCCAGGGGGGGGCCCCTCACCCAAGGGGTCTGTATATACATTTTGTaagtccctcccccacctcccaattTGCATGCATGTTATACTCTACAGCCAAAGCGTCGCCCTCGTTGCCCTGGGTCCTGCagcctcttccctgcctcttgctggggtgggggtgggggtgtgtgtgacaGGATTCAGGCCTCCTGAA is part of the Felis catus isolate Fca126 chromosome F1, F.catus_Fca126_mat1.0, whole genome shotgun sequence genome and encodes:
- the SHC1 gene encoding SHC-transforming protein 1 isoform X2, giving the protein MDLLPPKPKYNPLRNESLSSLEEGASGSTPPEEPPSPSASSLGPILPPLPGDESPTTLCSFFPRMSNLKLANPAGGRPGPKGEPGRVAEDGEGIVGAAAPDSGPLPLLQDMNKLSGGGGRRTRVEGGQLGGEEWTRHGSFVNKPTRGWLHPNDKVMGPGVSYLVRYMGCVEVLQSMRALDFNTRTQVTREAISLVCEAVPGAKGATRRRKPCGRPLSSVLGRSNLKFAGMPITLTVSTSSLNLMAADCKQIIANHHMQSISFASGGDPDTAEYVAYVAKDPVNQRACHILECPEGLAQDVISTIGQAFELRFKQYLRNPPKLVTPHDRMAGFDGSAWDEEEEEPPDHQYYNDFPGKEPPLGGVVDMRLREGAPPGAARPTPPGVQTPSHLGATLPVGQPVGGDPEIRKQMPPPPPCPAGRELFDDPSYVNVQNLDKARQGGGGAGPPNPAINGSAPRDLFDMKPFEDALRVPPPPQSVAMAEQLRGEPWFHGKLSRREAEALLQLNGDFLVRESTTTPGQYVLTGLQSGQPKHLLLVDPEGVVRTKDHRFESVSHLISYHVDNHLPIISAGSELCLQQPVERKL
- the SHC1 gene encoding SHC-transforming protein 1 isoform X4: MNKLSGGGGRRTRVEGGQLGGEEWTRHGSFVNKPTRGWLHPNDKVMGPGVSYLVRYMGCVEVLQSMRALDFNTRTQVTREAISLVCEAVPGAKGATRRRKPCGRPLSSVLGRSNLKFAGMPITLTVSTSSLNLMAADCKQIIANHHMQSISFASGGDPDTAEYVAYVAKDPVNQRACHILECPEGLAQDVISTIGQAFELRFKQYLRNPPKLVTPHDRMAGFDGSAWDEEEEEPPDHQYYNDFPGKEPPLGGVVDMRLREGAPPGAARPTPPGVQTPSHLGATLPVGQPVGGDPEIRKQMPPPPPCPASLSSAGRELFDDPSYVNVQNLDKARQGGGGAGPPNPAINGSAPRDLFDMKPFEDALRVPPPPQSVAMAEQLRGEPWFHGKLSRREAEALLQLNGDFLVRESTTTPGQYVLTGLQSGQPKHLLLVDPEGVVRTKDHRFESVSHLISYHVDNHLPIISAGSELCLQQPVERKL
- the SHC1 gene encoding SHC-transforming protein 1 isoform X1, whose protein sequence is MDLLPPKPKYNPLRNESLSSLEEGASGSTPPEEPPSPSASSLGPILPPLPGDESPTTLCSFFPRMSNLKLANPAGGRPGPKGEPGRVAEDGEGIVGAAAPDSGPLPLLQDMNKLSGGGGRRTRVEGGQLGGEEWTRHGSFVNKPTRGWLHPNDKVMGPGVSYLVRYMGCVEVLQSMRALDFNTRTQVTREAISLVCEAVPGAKGATRRRKPCGRPLSSVLGRSNLKFAGMPITLTVSTSSLNLMAADCKQIIANHHMQSISFASGGDPDTAEYVAYVAKDPVNQRACHILECPEGLAQDVISTIGQAFELRFKQYLRNPPKLVTPHDRMAGFDGSAWDEEEEEPPDHQYYNDFPGKEPPLGGVVDMRLREGAPPGAARPTPPGVQTPSHLGATLPVGQPVGGDPEIRKQMPPPPPCPASLSSAGRELFDDPSYVNVQNLDKARQGGGGAGPPNPAINGSAPRDLFDMKPFEDALRVPPPPQSVAMAEQLRGEPWFHGKLSRREAEALLQLNGDFLVRESTTTPGQYVLTGLQSGQPKHLLLVDPEGVVRTKDHRFESVSHLISYHVDNHLPIISAGSELCLQQPVERKL
- the SHC1 gene encoding SHC-transforming protein 1 isoform X3, whose protein sequence is MDLLPPKPKYNPLRNESLSSLEEGASGSTPPEEPPSPSASSLGPILPPLPGDESPTTLCSFFPRMSNLKLANPAGGRPGPKGEPGRVAEDGEGIVGAAAPDSGPLPLLQDMNKLSGGGGRRTRVEGGQLGGEEWTRHGSFVNKPTRGWLHPNDKVMGPGVSYLVRYMGCVEVLQSMRALDFNTRTQVTREAISLVCEAVPGAKGATRRRKPCGRPLSSVLGRSNLKFAGMPITLTVSTSSLNLMAADCKQIIANHHMQSISFASGGDPDTAEYVAYVAKDPVNQRACHILECPEGLAQDVISTIGQAFELRFKQYLRNPPKLVTPHDRMAGFDGSAWDEEEEEPPDHQYYNDFPGKEPPLGGVVDMRLREGAPPGAARPTPPGVQTPSHLGATLPVGQPVGGDPEIRKQMPPPPPCPGRELFDDPSYVNVQNLDKARQGGGGAGPPNPAINGSAPRDLFDMKPFEDALRVPPPPQSVAMAEQLRGEPWFHGKLSRREAEALLQLNGDFLVRESTTTPGQYVLTGLQSGQPKHLLLVDPEGVVRTKDHRFESVSHLISYHVDNHLPIISAGSELCLQQPVERKL